A stretch of Henckelia pumila isolate YLH828 chromosome 4, ASM3356847v2, whole genome shotgun sequence DNA encodes these proteins:
- the LOC140862092 gene encoding arabinogalactan O-methyltransferase 2, with the protein MNTNPSPPLPPMHKSECSSLSLICRKNISHQEDHRKDQLANTGSSSLTAKEMRFLLEFFSRRVPCNLLIFGQEYQYSSIASLNAGGVTIFLEDNLQNTSKLKSTNSTQVYKIMYNTLASEAYKLLKDARNSKDCLPNVHLPKVSKCNLVLSNLPQEVYETTWDVVLVDGPRGDTPDSPGKMTTIYMASILARSGNITSVIVHNVDRMIEKWFSWEFLCEENLCDRSDRLVNDGTYLYSSTRALDGLK; encoded by the exons ATGAATACCAATCCATCTCCACCCCTGCCTCCAATGCATAAGAGTGAATGTTCCTCTTTATCATTAATTTGCAGAAAGAATATCTCACATCAAGAAGATCATAGGAAAGATCAGTTGGCAAACACTGGTTCAAGTAGCCTAACAGCGAAGGAAATGAGATTCCTCTTGGAGTTCTTTTCTCGCCGAGTCCCCTGCAATCTGCTTATATTCGGGCAGGAATATCAGTATTCGAGTATTGCATCACTGAATGCTGGTGGAGTTACTATCTTTCTTGAGGATAACCTCCAGAATACGAGCAAACTGAAATCTACCAACAGTACTCAAGTTTACAAAATCATGTACAACACATTAGCATCAGAAGCTTACAAGCTGCTCAAAGATGCAAGAAATAGCAAGGATTGTTTGCCTAATGTTCATCTACCAAAAGTTTCAAAATGTAATCTGGTGCTGTCAAATCTACCTCAAGAAGTATATGAAACTACGTGGGACGTGGTGCTGGTGGATGGACCTAGAGGGGATACACCTGATTCACCAGGTAAAATGACAACCATCTATATGGCTAGTATACTTGCTAGAAGTGGAAACATAACTAGCGTTATAGTTCACAACGTAGATCGAATGATTGAGAAATGGTTCTCTTGGGAGTTCTTGTGTGAGGAGAACTTG TGCGATCGTAGTGACAGGCTTGTTAATGATGGAACATACCTCTACTCCAGCACTAGAGCACTGGATGGTCTCAAATAG